Proteins encoded in a region of the Ralstonia pseudosolanacearum genome:
- a CDS encoding SDR family oxidoreductase, translated as MGLSINLEGKVALITGASSGLGARFAHVLAAAGAKVVLASRRVERLKELRADIESKGGSAHVVRLDVTDPDSIRAAIAHAETEAGTIDILVNNSGVSTTQRMVDVTPDDFDFVFDTNTRGAFFVAQETAKRMIARARGAEKNGSPLPQSRIINIASVAGLKVLSQIGIYCMSKAAVVHMTRAMALEWGRHGINTNAICPGYIDTEINHHHWETEAGQKLVQMLPRKRVGKPQDLDGLILLLASDQSDFINGAIINADDGMV; from the coding sequence ATGGGTTTGTCGATCAATCTGGAAGGCAAGGTCGCGCTGATCACCGGCGCGTCCAGCGGCCTGGGGGCGCGTTTCGCGCATGTGCTGGCGGCAGCGGGCGCCAAGGTGGTGCTGGCTTCCCGCCGGGTCGAGCGGCTCAAGGAACTGCGCGCCGATATCGAATCGAAGGGGGGCAGCGCCCACGTGGTGCGGCTGGACGTGACCGATCCCGACAGCATCCGCGCGGCCATCGCCCACGCCGAGACCGAGGCGGGCACCATCGATATCCTGGTCAACAACTCGGGCGTCTCGACCACGCAGCGCATGGTCGACGTAACGCCGGACGATTTCGATTTCGTCTTCGACACCAACACGCGCGGCGCCTTCTTTGTCGCGCAGGAAACCGCCAAGCGCATGATCGCGCGGGCCAGGGGGGCGGAGAAGAACGGCTCGCCGCTGCCGCAGTCGCGCATCATCAACATCGCCTCGGTGGCGGGGCTGAAGGTGCTGTCGCAGATCGGCATCTACTGCATGAGCAAGGCCGCCGTGGTGCACATGACCCGCGCCATGGCGCTGGAATGGGGCCGCCACGGCATCAACACCAACGCCATCTGCCCCGGCTACATCGACACCGAGATCAACCATCACCACTGGGAAACCGAGGCCGGCCAGAAGCTGGTGCAGATGCTGCCGCGCAAGCGTGTCGGCAAGCCGCAGGACCTCGACGGCCTGATCCTGCTGCTGGCTTCCGACCAGTCGGATTTCATCAACGGCGCCATCATCAACGCCGACGACGGCATGGTCTGA
- a CDS encoding electron transfer flavoprotein-ubiquinone oxidoreductase produces MNQQQLLEQYGPRESMEYDVVIVGGGPAGLATAIRIKQRAAETGKDVSVVVLEKGSEPGAHILSGAVMDPRAIDELLPDWKAQGAPLNQPVTGDDVLFLSETGATRTPDWLVPRNLHNEGCYVISLSNVVKWLATQAEGLGVEIFPGFAAADVLYDDQGAVRGVATGNMGVGKDGEPTDHFQLGMELLGKYTIFAEGARGHLGRQLLEKYKLDAGKDPQSFAIGIKELWEIDPAKAKPGLVVHTAGWPMDADTFGGGFLYHLEDNKVTLGFVIGLDYQNPWMNPFEEMQRWKTHPAIRAHIEGGKRIGYGARAINNGTPQALPRTVFPGGALVGCDAGYLNAARIKGSHAALKSGMLCGEAVFEAVTAGRAGDELSAYPAAFEQSWLKEELDQTRNFKLWFKKHGRMVGNVMTGVEQWLLPKVGIKSPPWTLHSTAPDNVSLKPAGECPKIAYPKPDGKLTFDRLSSVFISNTNHEENQPAHLTLKDPTVPTRINLTQFAGPEQRYCPAGVYEFVKNDDGTERLQINAQNCVHCKTCDIKDPTQNIVWVTPEGGGGPNYVGM; encoded by the coding sequence ATGAACCAGCAGCAGCTCCTCGAACAGTACGGTCCCCGCGAATCCATGGAGTACGACGTCGTGATCGTCGGCGGCGGGCCGGCTGGCCTGGCGACCGCGATCCGCATCAAGCAGCGCGCGGCCGAGACCGGCAAGGACGTTTCCGTGGTCGTGCTCGAGAAAGGCTCCGAGCCCGGCGCGCACATTCTCTCGGGCGCGGTGATGGACCCGCGCGCGATCGACGAACTGCTGCCCGACTGGAAGGCACAGGGCGCCCCGCTCAACCAGCCCGTCACCGGCGACGATGTGCTGTTCCTGAGCGAGACCGGCGCCACGCGCACCCCCGACTGGCTGGTGCCGCGCAACCTGCACAACGAAGGCTGCTACGTCATCTCGCTGTCCAACGTCGTCAAATGGCTGGCGACGCAGGCCGAGGGCCTGGGCGTGGAGATCTTCCCCGGCTTTGCCGCCGCGGACGTGCTCTACGACGACCAGGGCGCCGTGCGCGGCGTGGCCACCGGCAACATGGGGGTCGGCAAGGACGGCGAGCCGACCGACCACTTCCAGCTCGGCATGGAGCTGCTGGGCAAGTACACCATCTTCGCCGAAGGCGCGCGCGGCCATCTGGGCCGGCAGTTGCTGGAGAAGTACAAGCTCGATGCCGGCAAGGACCCGCAGAGCTTCGCCATCGGCATCAAGGAGCTGTGGGAGATCGACCCGGCCAAGGCCAAGCCCGGTCTGGTGGTGCACACCGCCGGCTGGCCGATGGATGCCGATACGTTCGGCGGCGGCTTCCTGTACCACCTGGAAGACAACAAGGTCACGCTCGGCTTCGTGATCGGCCTCGACTACCAGAACCCGTGGATGAACCCGTTCGAAGAGATGCAGCGCTGGAAGACGCATCCGGCCATCCGCGCGCACATCGAGGGCGGCAAGCGCATCGGCTATGGTGCCCGCGCGATCAACAACGGCACGCCGCAGGCACTGCCCAGGACGGTGTTCCCGGGCGGCGCGCTGGTCGGCTGCGACGCCGGCTACCTGAACGCGGCGCGCATCAAGGGCAGCCACGCGGCCCTCAAGAGCGGCATGCTGTGCGGCGAGGCGGTGTTCGAGGCGGTGACGGCGGGCCGCGCCGGCGATGAGCTGTCGGCCTATCCGGCGGCGTTCGAGCAGAGCTGGCTGAAGGAGGAGCTCGACCAGACGCGCAACTTCAAGCTCTGGTTCAAGAAGCATGGCCGCATGGTCGGCAATGTCATGACCGGCGTCGAGCAGTGGCTGCTGCCCAAGGTCGGCATCAAGAGCCCGCCCTGGACGCTGCACAGCACGGCGCCCGACAACGTCTCGCTCAAGCCGGCCGGCGAATGCCCGAAGATCGCGTATCCGAAGCCGGACGGCAAGCTCACCTTCGACCGGCTGTCGTCGGTGTTCATCTCGAACACCAACCATGAGGAGAACCAGCCGGCCCACCTGACGCTGAAGGACCCGACCGTCCCCACGCGCATCAACCTGACGCAGTTCGCCGGGCCGGAACAGCGCTACTGCCCGGCCGGCGTGTACGAATTCGTCAAGAACGACGACGGCACCGAGCGCCTGCAGATCAACGCGCAGAACTGCGTGCACTGCAAGACCTGCGACATCAAGGACCCGACGCAGAACATCGTGTGGGTCACGCCGGAAGGCGGCGGCGGCCCGAACTACGTCGGCATGTAA
- the aroC gene encoding chorismate synthase: protein MSGNTLGLLFSVTTFGESHGPAIGAVIDGCPPGMALSAEDIQPDLDRRKPGTSRHVTQRKEEDLVEILSGVFEGKTTGTPICLLIRNTDQRSKDYGNIVETFRPGHADYTYWHKYGIRDPRGGGRSSARLTAPVVAAGAVAKKWLREKFGVEIHGYMSQLGEVRIPFIDWNEVPNNPFFAPNAEIIPELETYMDALRRDGDSVGARIEVVATGVPVGWGEPLFDRLDADIAHAMMGLNAVKGVEIGAGFHAVSQRGSEHGDELTPAGFVGNNAGGILGGISTGQDISVSLAIKPTSSIRTPRRSIDKAGEPTAVETFGRHDPCVGIRATPIAEALLALVLTDHALRHRAQCGDVAVATPAIAAKAP, encoded by the coding sequence ATGTCTGGCAATACCCTGGGCCTGCTGTTTTCCGTCACCACTTTCGGCGAGTCGCACGGCCCGGCCATCGGTGCCGTCATCGACGGCTGCCCGCCGGGCATGGCGCTGTCGGCCGAGGACATCCAGCCCGACCTCGACCGCCGCAAGCCAGGCACCTCGCGCCACGTCACGCAGCGCAAGGAAGAAGACCTCGTCGAGATCCTGTCCGGCGTGTTCGAGGGCAAGACCACCGGCACGCCCATCTGCCTGCTGATCCGCAACACCGACCAGCGCAGCAAGGACTACGGCAACATCGTCGAGACTTTCCGTCCGGGCCATGCCGACTACACCTACTGGCACAAGTACGGCATCCGCGACCCGCGCGGTGGCGGCCGTTCGTCGGCCCGGCTGACGGCGCCCGTGGTGGCGGCCGGCGCCGTTGCCAAAAAATGGCTGCGCGAGAAATTCGGCGTGGAAATCCACGGCTACATGTCGCAGCTGGGCGAGGTCCGGATCCCGTTCATCGACTGGAACGAGGTGCCGAACAACCCGTTCTTCGCGCCCAACGCCGAGATCATCCCCGAGCTTGAAACCTATATGGACGCATTGCGCCGTGACGGCGACTCCGTCGGCGCGCGCATCGAGGTGGTGGCGACCGGCGTGCCGGTCGGCTGGGGCGAGCCGCTGTTCGACCGCCTGGACGCCGACATCGCCCACGCCATGATGGGCCTGAATGCAGTGAAGGGCGTGGAGATCGGCGCCGGCTTCCATGCCGTGTCGCAGCGCGGCTCCGAGCACGGTGACGAACTGACGCCGGCCGGCTTCGTCGGCAACAACGCAGGCGGCATCCTGGGCGGCATTTCCACCGGGCAGGACATCTCGGTGTCGCTGGCGATCAAGCCGACCTCCAGCATCCGCACGCCGCGCCGCTCGATCGACAAAGCGGGCGAGCCCACCGCGGTCGAAACGTTTGGCCGCCACGATCCGTGCGTCGGCATCCGTGCCACGCCGATCGCCGAGGCGCTGCTGGCGCTGGTGCTGACCGACCACGCGTTGCGCCATCGCGCCCAATGCGGCGACGTGGCGGTGGCGACGCCGGCAATCGCCGCCAAGGCGCCGTAA
- a CDS encoding FKBP-type peptidyl-prolyl cis-trans isomerase, with protein sequence MKRLSLLLCATSLALAAYNVQAASAAPAAPAESLPSGVTIQHVAKGSGPSPKATDTVKVHYRGTLADGTEFDSSYKRGQPIAFPLNRVIPCWTEGVQKMQVGGKAKLTCPPATAYGARGVPGTIPPNATLNFEVELLGIGG encoded by the coding sequence ATGAAACGCCTTTCCCTGCTGCTGTGCGCCACGTCGCTCGCCCTCGCTGCATACAACGTTCAGGCGGCATCCGCCGCGCCGGCCGCGCCCGCCGAGTCGTTGCCGTCGGGCGTGACCATCCAGCATGTGGCCAAGGGGAGCGGGCCGTCGCCCAAGGCGACCGATACGGTCAAGGTGCACTATCGCGGCACGCTGGCCGACGGCACCGAGTTCGACAGCTCCTACAAGCGCGGCCAGCCGATCGCCTTCCCGCTCAACCGCGTGATCCCGTGCTGGACCGAGGGCGTGCAGAAGATGCAGGTGGGGGGCAAGGCCAAGCTGACGTGCCCGCCGGCGACCGCCTACGGCGCACGCGGCGTGCCCGGCACGATTCCGCCCAACGCCACGCTGAACTTCGAGGTCGAGCTGCTCGGCATCGGCGGCTGA
- a CDS encoding MFS transporter, giving the protein MSQSSQFSLLKQRRFAPFFWTQFLGAMNDNVFKVAFSSLVTYHAALFGNADPASAAFLISAIFIAPFVLLSATSGQIADRMDKARLIRLVKTLEIAIMAIGCAGFALRRVELLYLCTFLMGVHSTLFGPVKYAYLPQHLQPSELVGGNGLVEMGTFVAILIGTIGGGELANLTRNGELVGPALTGIACLAIAVGGWLTARGVPVSPASQPDLRINWNPVTETWRNLKLASNQRAVFLSLLGISWLWFVGATFLTSFFAFARNVLGGDQNVVTLLLAVFSIGIGLGSVLCEKLSGRMVEVGLVPFGSIGMTVFAVDLYFASHAEALVVHDALTGVVGFLQNHRHWRVLADLFLLAMFGGFYSVPLYALIQSRCEPTHRARIIAANNILNALFMIASAVLAMVLTRAGFTIPQLFLVTGILNAVVAIYIYTLLPEFLIRFVMWLLIHTVYRVKVEGDERIPDEGACLLVCNHVSFVDAVVVGAFVRRPVRFVMDHRIFRVPLLSWFFRAIKAIPIAPAHEDEALLKRAYDDIAAALAEGEVVCIFPEGKITATGEINPFKDGVRRIVERTPVPVVPMALRGLWGSFFSRKDGAAMTRPFRRGFLNRLELCIGTPVAPQAVSPEGLQAAVLALRGERR; this is encoded by the coding sequence ATGAGCCAATCGAGCCAGTTTTCCCTGCTGAAGCAGCGTCGTTTCGCCCCGTTTTTCTGGACCCAGTTCCTGGGCGCCATGAACGACAACGTGTTCAAGGTCGCATTCTCGTCGCTGGTGACCTACCACGCCGCGCTGTTCGGCAACGCGGACCCGGCCTCGGCGGCGTTCCTGATCTCGGCGATCTTCATTGCGCCGTTCGTGCTGCTGTCGGCCACCAGCGGGCAGATCGCCGACCGCATGGACAAGGCCCGGCTGATCCGCCTGGTGAAGACGCTGGAGATCGCCATCATGGCGATCGGCTGCGCGGGCTTTGCGCTGCGCCGGGTCGAGCTGCTGTACCTGTGCACCTTCCTGATGGGCGTGCACTCGACGTTGTTCGGGCCGGTCAAGTACGCCTATCTGCCGCAGCACCTGCAACCGTCCGAACTGGTGGGCGGCAACGGGCTGGTGGAGATGGGCACGTTTGTCGCCATCCTGATCGGCACCATCGGCGGTGGCGAGCTGGCCAACCTGACGCGCAACGGCGAGCTGGTCGGCCCGGCGCTGACCGGCATCGCCTGCCTGGCGATCGCCGTCGGCGGCTGGCTGACGGCGCGCGGCGTGCCCGTGTCGCCGGCCTCGCAGCCGGATCTGCGCATCAACTGGAACCCCGTCACCGAGACCTGGCGCAACCTGAAGCTGGCCAGCAACCAGCGCGCGGTGTTCCTGAGCCTGCTCGGCATCTCGTGGCTGTGGTTCGTCGGCGCGACCTTCCTGACCTCGTTCTTCGCCTTCGCGCGCAACGTGCTCGGCGGCGACCAGAACGTGGTGACACTGCTGCTGGCGGTGTTCTCGATCGGCATCGGCCTGGGCTCGGTGCTGTGCGAAAAGCTCTCGGGCCGCATGGTGGAGGTCGGCCTGGTGCCGTTCGGCTCGATCGGCATGACGGTGTTCGCGGTGGACCTGTACTTCGCCTCGCATGCCGAGGCGCTGGTCGTGCACGATGCGCTGACGGGCGTGGTGGGCTTCCTGCAGAACCATCGCCACTGGCGCGTGCTGGCCGACCTGTTCCTGCTGGCGATGTTCGGCGGCTTCTACAGCGTGCCGCTGTACGCGCTGATCCAGAGCCGCTGCGAGCCGACGCACCGGGCGCGCATCATCGCCGCCAACAACATCCTCAACGCGCTGTTCATGATCGCCTCGGCGGTGCTGGCGATGGTGCTCACGCGCGCCGGCTTCACCATCCCGCAGCTGTTCCTGGTGACGGGCATCCTCAACGCCGTGGTGGCGATCTACATCTACACGCTGCTGCCGGAATTCCTGATCCGCTTCGTGATGTGGCTGCTGATCCATACCGTCTACCGCGTCAAGGTGGAGGGCGACGAGCGGATTCCCGACGAAGGCGCGTGCCTGCTGGTCTGCAACCATGTCAGCTTTGTCGACGCGGTGGTGGTGGGGGCCTTCGTGCGCCGGCCGGTGCGCTTCGTGATGGACCACCGCATCTTCCGCGTGCCGCTGCTGTCCTGGTTCTTCCGCGCGATCAAGGCGATTCCCATCGCGCCGGCGCACGAAGACGAGGCGCTGCTCAAGCGCGCCTACGACGACATCGCCGCCGCGCTGGCCGAGGGCGAGGTGGTCTGCATCTTCCCCGAAGGCAAGATCACGGCCACCGGCGAGATCAATCCGTTCAAGGACGGCGTGCGCCGCATCGTCGAGCGCACTCCGGTGCCGGTGGTGCCGATGGCGCTGCGCGGCCTGTGGGGCAGCTTCTTCTCGCGCAAGGATGGCGCGGCGATGACGCGCCCGTTCCGCCGCGGCTTCCTCAACCGGCTGGAGCTGTGCATCGGCACGCCGGTGGCACCGCAGGCGGTGTCGCCGGAAGGGCTGCAGGCCGCTGTGCTGGCCCTGCGCGGCGAGCGGCGCTAG
- a CDS encoding CBS domain-containing protein — translation MKVSDILHVKGNTLYTVAPETKLQVAVQTMSEYDIGSLVVMEYGELVGMLTFREIILVLARNNGKVDDGTTIRKVMDDHPLTCTPETEVNEVRRMMLERHARYLPVLDNRTLMGVISFYDVAKAVFEEQNFENKMLKAYIRDWPKGEASED, via the coding sequence ATGAAAGTCAGCGACATCCTTCACGTGAAGGGCAACACGCTCTACACCGTGGCCCCGGAAACCAAGCTCCAGGTGGCGGTGCAGACCATGTCGGAATACGACATCGGCTCGCTGGTGGTGATGGAATACGGCGAGCTGGTCGGCATGCTGACCTTCCGCGAGATCATCCTGGTGCTTGCCCGGAACAACGGCAAGGTCGATGACGGCACCACCATCCGCAAGGTGATGGACGACCATCCGCTCACCTGCACCCCCGAGACCGAGGTCAACGAAGTACGCCGCATGATGCTGGAGCGGCATGCCCGTTATCTGCCGGTGCTCGACAACCGCACGCTGATGGGCGTGATCTCGTTCTACGATGTCGCCAAGGCCGTCTTCGAAGAACAGAACTTCGAGAACAAGATGCTCAAGGCGTACATCCGCGACTGGCCGAAGGGAGAGGCCAGCGAAGACTGA
- a CDS encoding O-acetylhomoserine aminocarboxypropyltransferase has protein sequence MSKACFDTLALHAGAAPDPATGARATPIHLTTSFVFRDSEHAASLFNMERAGHVYSRISNPTVAVFEERMAALENGVGAIATASGQAALHLAIVTLMGAGSHIVASSALYGGSHNLLHYTLRRFGIETTFVKPGDIDGWRAAIRPETRLLFGETLGNPGLDVLDIPTVASIAHDAGMPLLVDSTFTTPWLLQPFAHGADLLYHSATKFLGGHGTTIGGVLVDGGTFDYVAAGRHPELTEPYAGFHDMVFAEESTVAPFLLRARREGLRDFGACMNPMAAWQLLQGVETLPLRMARHVENTRRVVAFLAGHPMVASVAYPELETHPDHALAKRLLPRGCGAVFSFDLRGDRRAGQQFIESLGLFSHLANVGDARSLVIHPASTTHFRMDAAALAAAGIGEGTIRLSIGLEDADDLIDDLKRGLKAAERAMSAAPGKTTPTPTGAR, from the coding sequence ATGTCCAAAGCCTGCTTCGACACGCTGGCGCTGCATGCCGGTGCCGCGCCCGACCCGGCCACCGGCGCCCGCGCGACGCCGATCCACCTCACCACCTCCTTCGTCTTCCGCGACAGCGAGCACGCCGCCTCGCTGTTCAACATGGAGCGCGCGGGCCACGTCTACTCGCGCATCTCCAACCCCACCGTGGCGGTGTTCGAAGAGCGCATGGCGGCGCTGGAAAACGGCGTCGGCGCGATCGCCACGGCGTCGGGCCAAGCCGCGCTGCACCTGGCCATCGTCACGCTGATGGGCGCGGGCTCGCATATCGTGGCGTCGTCGGCGCTGTACGGCGGCTCGCACAATCTGCTGCACTACACGCTGCGCCGCTTCGGCATCGAGACCACCTTCGTCAAGCCGGGCGACATCGACGGCTGGCGCGCGGCCATCCGCCCCGAGACGCGCCTGCTGTTCGGCGAGACGCTGGGCAATCCGGGGCTGGATGTGCTCGACATCCCGACCGTCGCATCGATCGCGCACGATGCCGGCATGCCGCTGCTGGTCGATTCGACCTTCACCACGCCGTGGCTGCTGCAGCCGTTCGCGCACGGCGCCGACCTGCTCTACCACTCGGCCACCAAGTTCCTGGGCGGGCACGGCACCACCATCGGCGGCGTGCTGGTCGACGGCGGCACCTTCGACTACGTGGCGGCCGGCCGGCATCCCGAGCTGACCGAGCCGTACGCGGGCTTCCACGACATGGTGTTTGCCGAGGAAAGCACCGTGGCGCCCTTCCTGCTGCGCGCCCGCCGCGAGGGCCTGCGCGACTTCGGCGCGTGCATGAACCCGATGGCGGCATGGCAATTGCTGCAAGGCGTCGAGACGCTGCCGCTGCGCATGGCGCGGCACGTCGAGAACACGCGCCGCGTGGTCGCCTTCCTGGCGGGCCACCCCATGGTGGCGTCGGTGGCCTATCCCGAACTGGAAACGCACCCCGACCACGCGCTCGCCAAGCGCCTGCTGCCGCGCGGCTGCGGCGCGGTGTTCAGCTTCGATCTGCGCGGCGACCGGCGCGCCGGCCAGCAATTCATCGAATCGCTCGGCCTGTTCTCGCACCTGGCCAATGTGGGCGACGCGCGCTCGCTGGTGATCCACCCGGCCTCGACCACGCATTTCCGCATGGATGCGGCCGCGCTGGCCGCCGCCGGCATCGGCGAAGGCACGATCCGCCTGTCGATCGGACTGGAAGACGCCGACGATCTGATCGACGATCTCAAGCGCGGCCTGAAGGCCGCCGAGCGTGCCATGTCGGCCGCGCCCGGCAAGACCACCCCCACCCCGACCGGAGCCCGCTGA
- a CDS encoding alpha/beta fold hydrolase, with the protein MEWTVQGRRAYAYTGGKPFDPALPCVVFVHGAQNDHSVWGLQTRWFAHHGFSVLAVDLPAHGRSAGAPLTTVEAMADWVMALAQAAGVARPAMVVGHSMGSLIALECASRYANRVGRIALVATAWPMQVSEALLEAALNDTPAAIEMVNAWSYSSLANKPSAPGPGFWMHGGSQRLMERVARGSPAPVFHMDFSACNAYARGAEAMATVQCPALVIIGDKDQMTPARAGRQVAAGLAGSRVVALPCGHAVMGECPDGTLDALIAFARERAAVAA; encoded by the coding sequence ATGGAATGGACCGTACAAGGCCGGCGCGCCTATGCCTACACCGGCGGCAAGCCATTCGATCCGGCGCTGCCGTGCGTGGTCTTCGTGCATGGCGCGCAGAACGACCATTCGGTGTGGGGCCTGCAAACCCGCTGGTTCGCCCACCACGGCTTCAGCGTGCTGGCGGTCGACCTGCCCGCGCACGGCCGCAGCGCCGGCGCCCCGCTGACGACCGTCGAGGCCATGGCCGACTGGGTGATGGCGCTGGCGCAGGCCGCCGGCGTCGCCCGGCCGGCGATGGTGGTCGGGCACAGCATGGGCTCGCTGATCGCGCTGGAGTGCGCGTCGCGATACGCCAACCGCGTCGGACGCATCGCGCTGGTGGCCACCGCCTGGCCGATGCAGGTGTCGGAGGCCCTGCTCGAGGCGGCGCTGAACGACACGCCGGCCGCCATCGAGATGGTCAACGCCTGGTCGTATTCCAGCCTGGCCAACAAACCGTCCGCGCCGGGTCCCGGCTTCTGGATGCACGGCGGCAGCCAGCGCCTGATGGAGCGCGTCGCGCGCGGCTCGCCGGCGCCGGTGTTCCATATGGATTTCTCGGCCTGCAACGCCTATGCGCGCGGCGCCGAGGCCATGGCGACAGTGCAGTGCCCCGCACTCGTGATCATCGGCGACAAAGACCAGATGACGCCCGCGCGCGCCGGCAGGCAGGTCGCCGCCGGGCTGGCGGGCAGCCGCGTGGTGGCCCTCCCCTGCGGCCACGCCGTCATGGGAGAATGTCCGGACGGCACGCTCGATGCGCTGATCGCCTTTGCGCGCGAGCGCGCTGCCGTCGCCGCGTAA
- a CDS encoding Mpo1-like protein — translation MATTDAHRFGSFAEFYPYYLGEHQNRICRRLHFAGSTLALVCLIQLVFTGSLWWLLAAAVSGYAFAWVGHFAFEKNRPATFRHPIYSLMGDWVMYRDIWVGKIPF, via the coding sequence ATGGCCACCACCGACGCGCACCGCTTCGGCAGCTTCGCCGAGTTCTATCCGTACTACCTGGGCGAGCACCAGAACCGCATCTGCCGGCGCCTGCATTTCGCTGGATCGACGCTCGCGCTGGTGTGCCTGATCCAGTTGGTGTTCACGGGCAGCCTGTGGTGGCTGCTGGCCGCCGCCGTCAGCGGCTACGCCTTTGCCTGGGTCGGTCACTTCGCCTTCGAGAAGAACCGCCCCGCCACCTTCCGCCACCCGATCTACAGCCTCATGGGCGACTGGGTGATGTACCGCGACATCTGGGTCGGCAAGATTCCGTTCTGA
- a CDS encoding YihY family inner membrane protein, which produces MQFDTRVLRQWNVAKLRALQRYALQRAGEDSLPQVAGSLTFTTVLSLVPILTVAFALFTAFPMFQSFRSAIEGYLFSNLVPGNISRPILTYLNQFSHNAKGLTAAGLVGLVVTSVMTMLTVENALNAIWRVRQRRPLAQRVLVFWALVSFGPVLIGASLSVSSYLVSISAGYVAKLPYGLGVVVGLVPILLSAVAFAMLYVFVPNTLVAWRDAFLAGLVAAVAFEIAKRGFGYYVARFPTYTAVYGTFAALPIFLLWIYVSWLVTLLGATIAATLPIIRQGYWQRRTFPGSEFFDALGILLLLHRARDHAPRTLGELDIGRRLQLEADYVAGLLIQLKTLHLVGRLQQDRGQAHWALLCDAHTTTLRPLYEKLVLNLPRLSRTAFAHQLGDTRMLEAQLHNPALDCTLEAVFTSGEPGVKAAAEAAAAPAGATLAAASRV; this is translated from the coding sequence ATGCAGTTCGATACCCGTGTGCTCCGCCAATGGAATGTCGCCAAGCTGCGTGCGCTGCAGCGCTATGCATTGCAGCGCGCGGGCGAGGACAGCCTGCCGCAGGTGGCGGGCAGCCTGACCTTCACCACGGTGCTGTCGCTGGTGCCGATCCTGACGGTGGCGTTCGCGCTGTTCACCGCGTTCCCGATGTTCCAGAGTTTTCGGTCGGCCATCGAGGGCTACCTGTTCAGCAACCTCGTGCCGGGCAACATCAGCCGGCCGATCCTGACGTATCTCAACCAGTTCTCGCACAACGCCAAGGGGCTGACGGCCGCCGGCCTGGTCGGCCTGGTCGTCACGTCGGTGATGACCATGCTGACGGTCGAGAACGCTCTCAACGCCATCTGGCGCGTGCGCCAGCGCCGGCCGCTGGCGCAGCGCGTGCTGGTGTTCTGGGCGCTGGTCAGCTTCGGGCCGGTGCTGATCGGCGCGAGCCTGTCGGTCAGCTCGTATTTGGTGTCGATCTCGGCGGGCTACGTCGCCAAGCTGCCGTATGGGCTGGGCGTGGTGGTGGGGCTGGTGCCGATCCTGCTGTCGGCCGTCGCGTTCGCCATGCTGTATGTGTTCGTGCCGAACACCCTCGTCGCGTGGCGCGATGCGTTTCTGGCGGGGCTGGTTGCCGCCGTGGCCTTCGAAATCGCCAAGCGCGGCTTCGGCTATTACGTGGCGCGCTTTCCCACCTACACGGCGGTCTACGGCACCTTTGCCGCGCTGCCGATCTTCCTGCTGTGGATCTACGTCAGCTGGTTGGTGACGCTGCTGGGCGCGACCATCGCCGCCACCTTGCCGATCATCCGCCAGGGCTATTGGCAGCGCCGCACCTTCCCCGGCAGTGAATTCTTCGATGCGCTCGGCATTCTGCTGCTGCTGCACCGCGCGCGCGACCACGCACCGCGCACGCTCGGCGAACTGGACATCGGCCGGCGCCTGCAGCTGGAGGCGGATTACGTGGCCGGCCTGCTGATCCAGCTGAAGACACTGCATCTGGTCGGCAGGCTGCAGCAGGATCGCGGGCAGGCGCACTGGGCGCTGCTGTGCGACGCGCATACCACCACGCTGCGCCCGCTTTACGAGAAGCTGGTGCTGAACCTGCCGCGGCTGTCGCGCACGGCGTTCGCCCATCAGCTGGGCGATACGCGCATGCTCGAGGCCCAGCTTCACAACCCCGCGCTGGATTGCACGCTGGAAGCTGTGTTCACGTCCGGCGAGCCCGGCGTGAAGGCTGCTGCTGAAGCCGCGGCCGCGCCGGCCGGCGCAACGCTGGCGGCGGCGTCTCGCGTCTGA